Proteins encoded by one window of Prosthecobacter vanneervenii:
- a CDS encoding response regulator — MQKDSPILVVDDEPHMRKVAELSIKPLGHPVLLAADGQEAVQLARSRRPCVILLDHIMPVMDGKTALQQLKSDPETSHIPVIILSSRGQLAVGQYQGFETATMFVSKPFSPALLRREVEKLITASVSVEPQLASS, encoded by the coding sequence ATGCAAAAAGATAGCCCCATACTGGTCGTTGATGACGAACCGCACATGAGGAAAGTAGCTGAGTTGAGCATCAAGCCCCTCGGGCACCCAGTGCTTCTCGCAGCTGACGGACAGGAAGCAGTTCAACTGGCACGCAGCAGACGCCCTTGTGTGATACTCCTTGATCACATCATGCCCGTCATGGACGGCAAAACCGCGCTGCAGCAGCTGAAGTCTGACCCTGAGACAAGCCACATACCAGTCATTATTTTAAGCTCCCGTGGCCAGCTTGCTGTAGGCCAGTATCAGGGTTTTGAAACTGCGACCATGTTTGTCTCAAAGCCATTCAGCCCGGCACTGCTTCGTCGTGAGGTGGAAAAGCTGATCACGGCCTCCGTCTCTGTGGAACCTCAACTTGCATCATCATGA
- a CDS encoding alkaline phosphatase family protein, producing the protein MIDACGWEIIKERPKFLGTIAPHRRRLESVFGYSSTCVPSILSGRWPDEHHNWCYFIHDPENSPFRRLRWLRWLPKALTSRRIVRRHLTKVVKWALGFKGYFDLYNIPFHHIHLFDFTEKKSPLQPRGMNRGPNVFDLLVQKGVPYFVTDPSLSEPVNRDRLLADIEDERIDFAFQYWAGLDGLLHRVGNLSPEIDIKLTEYEKWISETMTAAKKHYREVNLFVFSDHGMANCDQHLDLRSQIDALGLRIGKDYNVVYDSTMARFWFFNDEAREKITHVLQGVPEGRIMPEDELRKFRAYFEDGRFGEIIFLVREGVLIVPSHMGERPIRAMHGYHPYDPQSYATLFSNTAAIPEDITHIPHIHRLMEKAMERTETTKSASSSVHALAA; encoded by the coding sequence ATGATCGACGCCTGTGGGTGGGAGATCATCAAGGAGCGCCCCAAGTTTCTGGGAACAATAGCTCCGCATCGCCGGAGGCTGGAAAGCGTTTTTGGCTACAGCAGCACCTGTGTGCCAAGCATCCTCAGCGGGCGTTGGCCAGACGAACACCACAACTGGTGCTACTTCATCCATGATCCCGAGAATTCACCATTCCGCAGGCTCCGATGGCTGCGCTGGCTGCCGAAAGCACTGACCAGCCGCCGTATCGTGCGGCGCCACCTGACGAAAGTGGTCAAATGGGCCCTGGGCTTTAAAGGCTACTTTGACCTCTATAACATCCCCTTCCATCACATCCACCTTTTCGATTTCACTGAAAAGAAAAGTCCTCTGCAGCCACGTGGCATGAACCGCGGCCCGAATGTATTTGATCTCCTTGTGCAAAAAGGGGTGCCCTACTTCGTGACTGATCCCTCGCTGAGTGAACCCGTCAACCGTGACAGGTTGCTTGCCGACATCGAGGATGAGCGAATTGATTTCGCATTCCAATACTGGGCAGGCCTGGATGGCTTGCTGCACCGCGTAGGCAATTTGTCGCCAGAGATTGATATCAAGCTGACGGAGTATGAAAAATGGATATCGGAGACGATGACTGCCGCCAAGAAGCATTATCGCGAAGTCAATCTCTTCGTCTTCAGCGATCATGGTATGGCAAACTGCGATCAGCATCTGGATCTTCGCAGCCAGATCGACGCTTTGGGCCTCCGGATAGGAAAGGACTACAATGTGGTGTATGACAGCACAATGGCACGTTTCTGGTTTTTTAATGACGAAGCACGTGAAAAAATCACCCATGTTCTTCAAGGTGTTCCCGAAGGCCGTATCATGCCTGAGGATGAGCTTCGGAAATTCCGGGCCTATTTTGAAGACGGACGTTTTGGCGAAATCATCTTTCTGGTCAGAGAGGGCGTGTTGATCGTCCCCAGCCACATGGGAGAGCGTCCTATCCGCGCCATGCACGGTTACCATCCTTATGATCCTCAGAGCTACGCCACACTGTTTAGCAACACAGCCGCCATTCCAGAGGACATCACCCACATACCGCACATTCACCGCCTGATGGAAAAGGCCATGGAAAGAACGGAGACCACCAAGTCCGCCTCCAGTTCAGTGCATGCACTGGCCGCCTGA
- a CDS encoding FkbM family methyltransferase: MTLTFPSLTSLWQNFRLRWYFKFTLPAKTRATLHGVELDISMLSSIMKNNILEGRYEFQECRLARRCLNSNDVVLELGGAIGFIGLFCRKVIGVRHHLTVEANPATIEILQRNYRLNSMTPEVVHAAAAAADGEISLDVGGEFWENSIVSRQEGGKKIQVPSRSLHSLSALLPEKPTVLICDIEGAETHLDFSQLPSTVTRMIIELHPSMVGEAAVNDLVEKFHNLGFRTETVEENTWLFVR, from the coding sequence ATGACACTCACATTTCCCTCTTTGACCTCGCTGTGGCAAAATTTCCGCCTTCGCTGGTATTTCAAATTCACTCTGCCGGCCAAGACTCGCGCCACTCTCCATGGTGTGGAGCTGGACATCAGCATGTTGTCCTCGATCATGAAGAACAACATTCTCGAAGGCCGCTATGAGTTTCAGGAGTGCAGGCTGGCCAGACGTTGCCTGAATTCAAATGACGTAGTTCTTGAGCTGGGCGGTGCCATCGGTTTCATCGGTTTGTTTTGCCGCAAAGTGATTGGTGTCAGACACCATCTAACAGTGGAGGCTAATCCCGCCACCATCGAAATTTTACAACGCAACTACCGGCTTAACTCCATGACGCCCGAAGTTGTGCACGCTGCGGCTGCAGCCGCGGATGGTGAGATTTCATTGGATGTAGGTGGCGAGTTTTGGGAAAACTCGATTGTCTCTAGGCAAGAAGGCGGAAAAAAGATCCAGGTCCCCTCTCGGAGCCTTCATTCGCTTTCAGCCCTGCTGCCCGAAAAGCCTACGGTCTTGATCTGCGATATTGAAGGTGCCGAAACGCACCTCGACTTCAGTCAGCTCCCTTCTACCGTCACCCGAATGATCATTGAACTGCATCCAAGCATGGTCGGGGAAGCAGCGGTGAACGACCTCGTTGAGAAGTTTCACAATCTGGGATTCCGCACCGAGACCGTGGAGGAAAACACCTGGCTTTTCGTGCGCTGA
- a CDS encoding lipopolysaccharide biosynthesis protein produces MTYDSVKKTIWSNALSNYLRTFIGIIVGLVTFRLLYQALPKESFGFWSLLWSVFGYGILLDFGFGFAAQKRVAELSVSRDWNKLSQVLSTILFFYLAVAAVMAVVVAVGADRIVTAFGVSAANHAEFRIVLIAFFAAIGLAFPLGIFPEILRGQQRISTANTIITLSMLMRLVVIAWAVHAGWSLLSIMLTALFFALAPDLVSAFFALRHMPEVKLRPGLFSKSIMRETMGFSIFAYISTATNIVLGKTDQLVLGATLSVGAVAVYQAGAKVAEVFAQFTKQMQEALSPAAAHLHATGDHSALRDLLQRGTRWSAIISTPLYVLCAFELEPLLKVLTGDSQIAAETWQVAQVLLLWYYTSTLTHSVSKRIYMMTGHERRLMWLGVGEAVVNLVLSVSLALIFKNVVSVAVGSLLPTVLFGWLLLWPWVARDVELHPWQLFREAVLPAWISCLPATVVLALPAFYPQLQIENAWLRILLMGGAGGITAMICLWFKSLTAEERQTLRARLPRLFKKNPPALQAA; encoded by the coding sequence ATGACATACGACTCCGTCAAAAAAACCATCTGGAGCAACGCTCTCTCGAACTATCTCCGCACCTTTATCGGGATCATTGTCGGCCTGGTGACATTCCGGCTTTTATACCAAGCCCTGCCTAAAGAGTCTTTCGGTTTCTGGTCCCTGCTCTGGAGCGTTTTTGGTTACGGCATCCTGTTGGATTTTGGCTTCGGCTTTGCTGCGCAGAAGCGTGTGGCTGAACTCTCCGTTTCGCGTGATTGGAACAAGCTGAGCCAGGTTTTAAGCACCATTTTGTTTTTCTATCTGGCGGTGGCTGCGGTGATGGCTGTGGTGGTTGCAGTTGGAGCAGACAGAATTGTGACTGCCTTTGGTGTCTCCGCAGCCAATCACGCAGAATTTCGCATCGTGCTGATCGCTTTTTTTGCTGCCATAGGGCTGGCTTTTCCGCTGGGCATCTTTCCCGAAATTTTGCGTGGGCAGCAGCGCATCAGCACCGCCAACACCATCATCACTTTGTCCATGCTGATGAGGCTTGTGGTCATCGCGTGGGCCGTGCATGCAGGTTGGAGTCTGCTAAGCATCATGCTCACAGCTCTGTTCTTCGCGCTGGCCCCGGATCTGGTCTCAGCATTTTTTGCACTACGTCATATGCCTGAGGTAAAGCTGCGCCCGGGACTGTTTTCAAAGTCCATCATGCGTGAGACCATGGGCTTTTCCATTTTCGCCTATATCAGCACGGCAACGAATATCGTTCTGGGCAAAACAGACCAGCTCGTGCTGGGTGCCACCCTTTCCGTCGGAGCCGTCGCTGTTTACCAGGCTGGAGCCAAGGTGGCCGAGGTCTTTGCGCAGTTTACCAAACAGATGCAGGAGGCACTTTCTCCGGCCGCTGCTCATCTTCATGCCACAGGAGACCACTCTGCGCTGCGTGATCTGCTCCAGCGTGGCACCCGATGGAGCGCCATCATCTCCACGCCTTTGTATGTGTTATGTGCTTTTGAACTGGAGCCTCTGCTGAAGGTGCTGACGGGAGATTCTCAAATCGCTGCCGAAACCTGGCAGGTGGCGCAGGTGCTGTTGCTCTGGTATTACACCTCCACACTAACCCACAGTGTCAGCAAACGGATTTACATGATGACAGGCCATGAAAGACGTCTCATGTGGCTGGGCGTTGGCGAGGCCGTTGTTAATCTTGTCTTGAGTGTTTCACTGGCGCTCATTTTCAAAAATGTAGTCAGTGTGGCTGTGGGCTCACTGCTCCCCACTGTTTTGTTCGGATGGCTGCTGCTGTGGCCTTGGGTGGCCAGGGACGTGGAGCTGCACCCCTGGCAGTTGTTTCGTGAAGCGGTGCTGCCGGCCTGGATCTCATGTCTCCCTGCCACGGTTGTGCTGGCGCTCCCCGCGTTTTATCCGCAACTTCAGATCGAAAACGCCTGGCTGCGCATTCTTTTGATGGGCGGAGCTGGTGGGATCACAGCGATGATTTGCCTATGGTTCAAGTCCTTGACTGCTGAAGAGCGTCAGACTTTGCGCGCCCGGCTGCCCCGTCTGTTCAAGAAGAACCCGCCTGCTCTTCAGGCCGCTTAA
- a CDS encoding glycosyltransferase family 4 protein, whose protein sequence is MLASHILRKYDPAHWGGTETAVQRLVQGLQHHGISSMVHAPHCATSSSSDPLSDAGARVQRYKAFVPVAGISAAQREALVSWGGNLFSFELFWQLRSSGADVMHSHALNRIAGISLMAARSRGVPHAITLHGGALDIPEEVNAKLTAPLKGGFEWGKTLGALVRSRHALGKTDAIFTCNPKEAALLQEKYPHQRIIVQPHSVPAAQYAVEHRAAALQAFPQIAGRDLIVKVARLDPAKNLPWLVRQMPAIKRRHPRAMLVLIGAGTTQSVVDELRREISRLGLANDVLLTGGLPSGSPELIGLIQYARLFVLSSTAEPFGIVILEAWAAGTPVLSSRTSGAVSLIEHGRTGLLYDLDHTADFHSGIDTLMMNNEVHLHLCAKALERVRKDFDVTSIAGRVAKVYAELIEAKRMKGSTQSSSSQQPHLAAKLS, encoded by the coding sequence ATGCTAGCCTCACATATACTTCGCAAGTACGATCCAGCTCACTGGGGTGGAACTGAAACAGCCGTCCAGCGACTCGTCCAGGGCCTGCAACACCACGGCATTAGCTCGATGGTGCACGCTCCGCACTGTGCCACCAGCAGCTCCTCTGATCCACTTAGTGACGCAGGAGCCCGTGTTCAGCGCTATAAAGCTTTTGTTCCCGTGGCTGGCATTTCTGCTGCCCAGCGGGAAGCCTTGGTTTCATGGGGTGGAAATCTGTTTTCTTTTGAGCTTTTCTGGCAACTGCGGTCCTCCGGTGCTGATGTCATGCACTCTCATGCCTTAAACCGCATTGCGGGAATCAGCCTTATGGCGGCCAGATCACGTGGTGTTCCCCACGCGATCACCCTGCATGGCGGCGCGCTGGACATTCCCGAAGAAGTAAACGCTAAGCTCACAGCCCCGCTAAAAGGCGGATTTGAATGGGGCAAAACACTTGGTGCTCTCGTGCGCAGCCGTCATGCACTCGGAAAGACAGATGCCATTTTTACCTGTAATCCCAAGGAAGCCGCACTCCTGCAGGAAAAATATCCACATCAGCGCATTATCGTTCAGCCTCACTCAGTCCCCGCTGCTCAGTACGCCGTCGAGCACCGTGCTGCGGCACTTCAGGCTTTCCCACAAATCGCCGGTCGTGATTTGATCGTCAAAGTCGCCCGGCTGGATCCGGCAAAGAATCTTCCCTGGCTGGTGCGCCAGATGCCCGCCATCAAGCGCCGCCATCCGCGGGCGATGCTGGTGCTGATAGGCGCAGGCACCACTCAGAGTGTTGTCGACGAACTTCGCCGTGAAATCAGCAGACTGGGACTTGCAAATGATGTGCTGCTCACAGGCGGTCTTCCCTCAGGCAGTCCCGAGTTGATCGGCCTCATTCAGTATGCTCGCCTGTTTGTGCTGTCCTCGACGGCAGAGCCATTTGGCATCGTGATTCTGGAAGCATGGGCCGCAGGCACTCCGGTGCTTTCCTCCCGCACATCTGGAGCGGTCTCTCTCATCGAGCACGGGCGCACGGGCCTTCTTTATGATTTGGACCACACTGCCGATTTCCATTCCGGAATCGACACACTCATGATGAACAATGAAGTGCACCTCCATTTATGTGCCAAGGCACTTGAACGTGTGCGCAAGGATTTTGATGTTACGTCCATCGCAGGTCGCGTAGCCAAGGTTTATGCTGAACTGATCGAAGCCAAAAGGATGAAAGGTTCGACTCAAAGTTCATCTTCCCAGCAGCCGCATCTGGCGGCCAAACTGTCATGA
- a CDS encoding glycosyltransferase family 2 protein gives MSDPLISIVMRSYNEAWALRETLPALAAQDWQNRELIVIDSGSTDGSQDLIREASPAHFIQITPEEYNPSRVMNHGMRLSRSERVIFLNADATPQNARWLRPLAETLADERVAACFGRQIPRPDCQAVFACDYDRCFGPERESANWDHFFSMVSSGLRKDVWSLRGFREDLQYAEDDEYTRWCRAQGYQVSYVEESVVMHSHNYTPQQSWKRSYGDARAIGKAWGQKPDSFNWPRTVLLGWIKDVRHDLSWCLKHKRLHEVMHAMRIRWQQRSARLAGFQQGWKEQQKMSA, from the coding sequence ATGAGCGATCCTCTCATCAGCATCGTCATGCGCTCCTATAACGAAGCCTGGGCGCTCCGCGAAACTCTCCCAGCCCTGGCAGCACAGGACTGGCAAAACCGTGAGCTCATCGTCATAGACAGCGGTTCCACAGACGGCTCTCAGGATTTAATTCGTGAAGCCAGCCCTGCTCATTTCATTCAAATCACACCAGAGGAATACAATCCCAGCCGTGTGATGAACCACGGCATGCGGCTTTCCCGCTCAGAGCGTGTGATTTTCCTCAATGCCGACGCCACGCCTCAAAACGCCCGTTGGCTAAGACCTTTGGCGGAGACGCTGGCAGACGAACGCGTGGCCGCCTGTTTTGGCAGGCAGATTCCCCGCCCTGACTGCCAGGCAGTCTTTGCTTGTGATTATGACCGTTGCTTCGGCCCTGAGCGTGAGTCCGCAAATTGGGACCATTTCTTCAGCATGGTCAGCAGCGGGCTGCGCAAAGATGTATGGTCACTGCGGGGTTTCCGCGAAGATCTGCAATATGCCGAGGATGACGAATACACACGGTGGTGCCGCGCCCAGGGATATCAGGTCAGCTATGTGGAGGAATCTGTGGTCATGCACAGCCATAATTACACTCCTCAGCAAAGCTGGAAACGCTCCTACGGTGATGCCCGTGCCATCGGGAAGGCATGGGGCCAGAAACCAGATTCCTTCAACTGGCCGCGAACGGTTCTGCTAGGCTGGATCAAAGACGTACGGCATGACCTCTCATGGTGCCTCAAGCATAAACGTCTTCATGAGGTGATGCACGCCATGCGCATACGCTGGCAGCAGCGCAGCGCCAGGCTTGCAGGGTTTCAGCAAGGCTGGAAGGAGCAGCAGAAGATGTCCGCATGA
- a CDS encoding glycosyltransferase family 4 protein — translation MKILVLTNLYPPHYVGGYELRCAAISEALRARGHDVQVLTSNHGLKSGETTAEPWIERTLRIHGYYGHPWLGLPALKKLELHNNETLRNAMAFHKPDVVHVWCMGGLSKSLCLTLQRSGVPAVYDVSDHWILRSLKGDVWLDWWNRRHGSPGSRMLRLLWTLAGVRRRCDPLAPTGPVSDIRFQRLYFTSARLRELTAQQGYDVMHGGVIHCPVDTSQFKGEPVTRAPKNWLWVGRLAEDKGILTALRALLLIRPSFGGELHVYGRGDEAYVTMLKNFASGNSLPVTWHSATPPEMPDVYRAHDALLFTSEWEEPFALTPLEAMACGLPVIGTMTGGSRELFRHGENALTYEAGAATELSERILQLQSEDHLRTYIARNGHTEVHKRFAMNPIVDQVEKYLCDSIPS, via the coding sequence ATGAAAATCCTTGTTCTCACCAACCTCTACCCGCCCCACTATGTCGGCGGCTATGAATTGAGATGCGCCGCCATCAGCGAAGCACTCCGCGCACGGGGACATGATGTCCAGGTGCTGACGTCAAATCATGGGCTGAAAAGCGGAGAGACCACTGCAGAGCCATGGATTGAAAGAACTCTTCGCATCCATGGTTACTACGGCCATCCCTGGCTGGGATTGCCGGCCTTGAAGAAACTCGAGCTTCACAACAATGAAACTCTTCGAAATGCCATGGCATTTCACAAGCCTGATGTAGTGCATGTCTGGTGCATGGGAGGCCTTTCAAAATCGCTCTGCCTCACATTGCAACGCAGCGGTGTTCCCGCCGTCTATGATGTCAGCGACCACTGGATCCTGCGCAGCCTCAAAGGTGATGTGTGGCTGGACTGGTGGAACCGCCGCCACGGCTCTCCAGGCTCACGCATGCTGCGCCTGCTCTGGACTCTTGCAGGCGTGCGGAGACGCTGCGATCCCCTGGCCCCCACCGGCCCTGTTTCCGACATCCGCTTTCAAAGACTTTATTTCACCAGCGCACGTCTGCGTGAACTGACTGCTCAGCAAGGATATGATGTCATGCATGGCGGCGTCATTCACTGCCCGGTGGACACCAGTCAATTCAAAGGTGAGCCTGTCACCCGTGCGCCAAAAAACTGGCTGTGGGTGGGACGGCTGGCAGAAGACAAAGGCATTCTCACAGCCTTGCGGGCGCTGCTTTTGATCCGCCCCTCTTTTGGCGGCGAGTTGCATGTGTACGGCCGGGGAGATGAAGCCTATGTGACCATGCTCAAAAATTTTGCCTCCGGCAATTCGCTGCCAGTAACATGGCACAGTGCCACACCTCCAGAAATGCCCGATGTCTATCGTGCACATGATGCGCTGCTGTTCACGTCAGAGTGGGAGGAGCCCTTTGCTCTCACCCCGCTTGAAGCCATGGCCTGCGGCCTGCCTGTCATCGGCACTATGACAGGTGGCAGCCGCGAACTTTTTCGTCACGGCGAAAATGCCCTGACCTATGAAGCAGGAGCCGCCACCGAGCTTTCGGAGCGCATTTTACAGCTGCAAAGCGAAGACCACCTTCGCACATATATAGCCAGAAACGGCCACACGGAAGTGCATAAGCGCTTTGCCATGAATCCTATCGTGGACCAAGTGGAGAAATACCTTTGTGACTCCATTCCATCATGA